From Apus apus isolate bApuApu2 chromosome 13, bApuApu2.pri.cur, whole genome shotgun sequence, a single genomic window includes:
- the NDUFA2 gene encoding NADH dehydrogenase [ubiquinone] 1 alpha subcomplex subunit 2 produces the protein MAAAAVAALGAGLGRNLRELRVHLCQRSPGSRGVRDFIEQHYVTLKKANPDFPILIRECSGVQPKLWARYEFGKEKSVSLDNLSVDEVAKALESVVKSKV, from the exons atggcggcggcggcggtggcggcgctgggcgcggggctgggccgCAACCTGCGGGAGCTGCGCGTCCACCTGTGCCAGCGCTCCCCGGGCAGCCGCGGCGTCAG AGACTTCATCGAGCAGCACTACGTGACCCTGAAGAAGGCGAACCCGGATTTCCCCATCCTGATCCGCGAGTGCTCCGGTGTGCAGCCCAAGCTGTGGGCTCGCTACG AGTTTGGCAAGGAGAAGAGCGTGTCGCTGGACAACCTTTCAGTGGATGAAGTGGCCAAGGCCTTGGAGAGTGTTGTGAAAAGCAAGGTGTGA
- the WDR55 gene encoding WD repeat-containing protein 55: MAAPGEGCAEPGPGRAPRLRDTPEDICFEAAANAIALHPARPLLAAGDVDGDVYLYSYSCTEGENRQLWSSGHHLKSCRDVAFSQDGQKLFTVSKDKAVHVLTVEEGRLETRFPKAHSSALNCVLPINPHLFATGDDAGALKLWDLRRREAVLEARQQEEYISAMAVDGNGKILLTASGDGTLGVFNVKRRRFELLSEPQNGDLTSVVLLKRGRKVACGSSEGTIYLFNWDGFGAASDRFALRAESVDCMVPITDSIVCVGSLDGVIRAVNILPNRVLGCVGQHLGEPIEQLAVAPGGQLLASCAHDQKVKFWDISSLRGLVVDDYRKKKKKGGPLRALSSKALGSGEDFFADLRDEAEPEVAAGSDGDSDSDSD, encoded by the exons ATGGCGGCGCCGGGGGAG ggctgcgCCGAGCCGGGCCCGGGCAGGGCCCCGCGCCTGCGGGACACCCCGGAGGACATCTGCTTCGAGGCGGCGGCCAACGCCATCGCCCTGCACCCGGCCCGGCCGCTGCTGGCGGCGGGGGACGTGGACGGCGACGTTTACCT GTACTCGTACTCCTGCACCGAGGGGGAGAACCGGCAGCTTTGGTCCTCGGGCCATCACCTCAAGTCGTGCCGGGACGTCGCCTTCTCCCAGGACGGGCAGA AGCTCTTCACCGTCTCCAAGGACAAGGCTGTCCACGTTCTGACGGTGGAGGAGGGACGGCTGGAGACGCGCTTCCCCAAAGCCCACAG CTCGGCCCTCAACTGCGTGCTGCCCATCAACCCGCACCTCTTTGCCACGGGGGACGATGCTGGGGCGCTGAAGCTGTGGGACCTGCGCAGGAGGGAAGCCGTCCTGGAGGCCCGTCAGCAGGAGGAGTACATCAGCGCCATGGCCGTGGACGGGAACGGGAAGATCCTGCTGACCGCCAG CGGCGACGGCACCTTGGGCGTCTTCAACGTGAAGAGGCGACGCTTTGAGCTGCTCTCGGAGCCGCAGAACGGGGACCTGACGTCTGTGGTGCTGCTGAAG AGGGGGAGGAAGGTGGCGTGTGGCTCCAGCGAAGGCACCATCTACCTCTTCAACTGGGATGGGTTTGGGGCCGCCAGCGACCGCTTCGCTCTGCGGGCAGAGTCTGTTGACTGCATGGTGCCCATCACGGACAGCATCGTGTGCGTGGGGTCCCTGGATGGAGTCATCAG GGCCGTGAACATCCTGCCCAACCGGGTGCTGGGCTGCGTGGGGCAGCACCTGGGGGAGCCCATCGAGCAGCTGGCGGTGGCCCCAGGCGGGCAGCTCCTGGCCAGCTGTGCCCACGACCAGAAGGTGAAGTTCTGGGACATCTCCAGCCTGCGGGGGCTGGTGGTGGATGACtacaggaagaagaagaagaagggggGGCCGCTGCGGGCCCTCAGCAGCAAGGCGCTAGGCAGCGGGGAGGACTTCTTCGCCGACCTGCGGGATGAGGCTGAGccagaggtggcagcagggagcGACGGTGACAGCGACAGCGACAGTGACTGA
- the CD14 gene encoding monocyte differentiation antigen CD14 — translation MAPRRLLAGSVAVLLLGLLEVEGRCFFNRTEEHCVCYNLTQETVGSIIQCLPASVVEFRGGELERYVAFPITGLDSSTIETLGSLVIRKIVFADLLVPEILLARVLRFFSYTQVQELEFENCIFKGRGNWDDMAGQGLPILSLHFHNVTAAPLTGRQQDFSSLSSWLETLQELAVTGCHLTSLPCAIGREFRALRSLDMAQNSLGDESLMPAFCQGAFPQLQVLILQSNNLTSHHSVCESVQLLPELQHLDLSQNKLVADPSSSCQWPVSLRIFNLSNTGLDEALTPLPPRLEVLDMSCNHLRAVDISLSSLKKLFLSQNLLQAAPSIRNCPALDTLHLNNNSIAELPWAELKLLGHLRDVAAAGNPCSCSCSGAGGLQALAATGRLGQGWPEGYRCHSPPGYRGWLVRDVPVLQCNSAAVIAPVSIALALLALAGAVCLLRARPGLLRRCRGG, via the exons ATGGCACCCAGAAG GTTGCTGGCCGGGAGTGTGGCTGTTCTCTTGCTGGGGCTGTTGGAAGTGGAAGGCAGGTGTTTCTTCAATCGCACCGAGGAGCACTGTGTGTGCTACAACCTGACCCAGGAAACTGTAGGCAGCATCATCCAGTGCCTCCCAGCCTCTGTCGTGGAATTCCGGGGGGGAGAGCTGGAGAGATACGTAGCCTTCCCCATCACTGGCCTGGATTCTTCCACCATTGAAACGCTGGGCTCCCTTGTCATCAGGAAAATAGTTTTTGCTGATCTCCTCGTGCCTGAGATACTCCTCGCTCGAGTCCTGAGGTTCTTCTCCTACACCcaagtgcaggagctggagtTTGAGAACTGCATTTTCAAGGGCAGAGGCAACTGGGATGACATGGCCGGCCAGGGCTTGCCCATATTGTCCCTGCACTTCCACAATGTGACAGCTGCCCCGCTGACGGGCCGCCAGCAGGACTTCTCCAGTCTGAGCAGCTGGCTGGAGaccctgcaggagctggctgtCACTGGGTGCCACCTCACCAGCCTGCCCTGTGCCATCGGGAGGGAGTTCAGAGCCCTGCGCTCCCTGGACATGGCACAAAACAGCCTTGGGGATGAGAGCCTGATGCCTGCCTTCTGCCAGGGGGCTTTCCCGCAGCTCCAGGTCCTGATTCTGCAGAGCAACAACCTGACATCCCACCACAGTGTGTGTGAAAGcgtgcagctgctgcctgagctCCAGCATCTAGATCTCAGCCAGAACAAGCTCGTGGCAGACCCGTCCTCCTCCTGCCAGTGGCCTGTGTCCCTCCGAATTTTCAACTTGTCCAACACTGGCTTGGATGAAGCCCTCACACCTCTGCCTCCCCGTCTAGAAGTGCTGGATATGAGCTGCAACCACCTTCGTGCCGTCGACATCTCCCTCAGCTCCCTGAAGAAGCTCTTCCTCAGCCAAAacctgctgcaggctgccccCTCCATCAGGAACTGCCCCGCGCTGGACACCCTGCACCTCAACAACAACTCGATTGCGGAGCTGCCGTGGGCTGAGCTGAAGCTCCTGGGGCACCTGCGGGacgtggctgctgctggcaacccctgcagctgctcctgctccggggccggggggctgcaGGCTCTGGCGGCCACGGGACGGCTTGGGCAGGGCTGGCCCGAGGGCTACAGGTGCCACTCGCCTCCGGGCTACCGGGGCTGGCTGGTGCGGGACGTGCCGGTGCTGCAGTGCAACAGCGCTGCGGTGATCGCCCCCGTCAGCATCGCCCTCGCCCTGCTCGCCCTGGCCGGGGCTGTTTGCCTGCTCAGGGCCAGACCCGGGCTCCTCCGGCGCTGCCGCGGGGGGTGA
- the TMCO6 gene encoding transmembrane and coiled-coil domain-containing protein 6 isoform X2, with amino-acid sequence MELGPCQALSRRILELLRGVQRGSEDRRGSLRRLRWALQNRETQQKFVRLEGSIRTLVGLFTSSQADVQMEAARGLHELSHSSDPAVAEACLPVTSYLLTYLSGHSVEFTELCLYTLGNLVVESEAVRKQLLPQGIVPVLASCIQSPHEAVLEGLGYALSQLLQAKEAPTEIIPLVLDSVLPQHMLRLVCSGLKAGTGAAVEFAWCLHYIICSHTASVALLSLGALPALASLLLDLASELPQDLPEGLELLVCPVLRCLGNLLVEETGSEGLTRDQRLLIALFLILQGFLQQHPFIVQESLWLLNNLTADDPFFCSALLSLDLLPALLQLLPCSQMACVLVLTVLCNVAAKGPAYCQQLHQGGTLPLLLPTLALPDPGAVGQGLELLHLLFLHWPEAVPDFVRQGGHQALEQLQSTPELQERAQALLDMVGQPQGASTFSPCMATLSTFSWDTPPPFPPPAL; translated from the exons ATGGAGCTCGGACCGTGCCAGGCCCTCTCCCGGAGG ATTCTTGAGCTGCTCAGGGGGGTGCAGAGGGGTTCAGAGGACAGGAGAGGCTCGCTCCGCCGCCTCCGCTGGGCTCTGCAGAACAGGGAGACTCAGCAGAAGTTTGTCAG gctggagggcagcatcCGGACGCTGGTCGGGCTCTtcaccagcagccaggctgacGTGCAGATGGAGGCAGCCCGGGGCCTCCACGAGCTGTCCCACTCCAGTGACCCTGCTGTGGCTGAGGCGTGTCTGCCAGTGACCTCCTACCTGCTCACCTACCTCTCGGGACACAGCGTTGAGTTCACA GAGCTGTGTTTGTACACACTGGGAAACCTGGTGGTGGAAAGTGAAGCTGTGAGGAAGCAGCTTCTGCCTCAGGGCATCGTTCCAGTTCTGGCAtcctgcatccag TCCCCACACGAGGCTGTGCTGGAAGGTCTGGGCTACGCCCTCTCGCAGCTCCTCCAAGCCAAGGAAGCTCCCACAGAGATCATTCC CTTGGTTCTGGACTCTGTTCTCCCCCAGCACATGCTTCGACTGGTTTGCTCGGGCCTGAAGGCTGGGacaggagcagctgtggagTTTGCCTGGTGTCTCCACTACATCATTTGTAG CCACACGGCCAGTGTCGCACTGCTGTCCCTGggggccctgcctgccctcgccTCGCTCCTGCTTGACCTGGCTTCTGAGCTGCCCCAAGACCTTCCCGAGGGCCTGGAGCTG CTCGTCTGCCCGGTGCTGCGGTGCCTGGGGAACCTGCTGGTGGAGGAGACGGGCAGCGAGGGGCTGACCCGGGACCAGCGCCTGCTCATCGCCCTCTTCCTCATCCTGCAgggcttcctgcagcagcacccctTCATCGTGCAGGAGAGCCTCTGGCTGCTCAACAACCTCACGG CGGATGACCCcttcttctgctctgctctgctctccctggaCTTGCTCCcggccctgctgcagctcctgccctgctcccagatGGCCTGTGTGTTG GTCCTGACAGTTCTGTGCAATGTAGCAGCAAAGGGACCAGCCTATTGCcagcagctgcaccagggggggaccctgcccctcctgctgcccaccctggcACTGCCCGACcccggggctgtggggcagggccTTGAGCTGCTGCACCTCCTCTTCCTGCACTGGCCAGAG GCTGTTCCTGACTTTGTCAGGCAAGGTGGCCACCAGGCCCTAGAGCAGCTCCAGAgcaccccagagctgcaggaacgGGCACAAGCGCTGCTGGACATGGTTGGGCAGCCCCAAGGAGCCTCCACCTTCAGTCCCTGCATGGCCACGCTGTCAACCTTCTCCTGGGACACAccacctcccttccctccccctgcacTCTGA
- the TMCO6 gene encoding transmembrane and coiled-coil domain-containing protein 6 isoform X1, protein MWGRRRRGAGPSGCGAEELRARRREREAALRRARRQEQLVSKRLLREDAEEGGRDGARTVPGPLPEGEILELLRGVQRGSEDRRGSLRRLRWALQNRETQQKFVRLEGSIRTLVGLFTSSQADVQMEAARGLHELSHSSDPAVAEACLPVTSYLLTYLSGHSVEFTELCLYTLGNLVVESEAVRKQLLPQGIVPVLASCIQSPHEAVLEGLGYALSQLLQAKEAPTEIIPLVLDSVLPQHMLRLVCSGLKAGTGAAVEFAWCLHYIICSHTASVALLSLGALPALASLLLDLASELPQDLPEGLELLVCPVLRCLGNLLVEETGSEGLTRDQRLLIALFLILQGFLQQHPFIVQESLWLLNNLTADDPFFCSALLSLDLLPALLQLLPCSQMACVLVLTVLCNVAAKGPAYCQQLHQGGTLPLLLPTLALPDPGAVGQGLELLHLLFLHWPEAVPDFVRQGGHQALEQLQSTPELQERAQALLDMVGQPQGASTFSPCMATLSTFSWDTPPPFPPPAL, encoded by the exons ATGTGGGGCCGGCGGCGTCGCGGGGCCGGGCCCAGCGGCTGCGGGGCGGAGGAGCTgcgggcgcggcggcgggagcgggaggCAG CTCTCAGGAGGGCGCGGCGGCAGGAGCAGCTGGTCAGCAAGAGGCTCCTGCGGGAGGACGCGGAGGAGGGCGGACGGGATGGAGCTCGGACCGTGCCAGGCCCTCTCCCGGAGGGTGAG ATTCTTGAGCTGCTCAGGGGGGTGCAGAGGGGTTCAGAGGACAGGAGAGGCTCGCTCCGCCGCCTCCGCTGGGCTCTGCAGAACAGGGAGACTCAGCAGAAGTTTGTCAG gctggagggcagcatcCGGACGCTGGTCGGGCTCTtcaccagcagccaggctgacGTGCAGATGGAGGCAGCCCGGGGCCTCCACGAGCTGTCCCACTCCAGTGACCCTGCTGTGGCTGAGGCGTGTCTGCCAGTGACCTCCTACCTGCTCACCTACCTCTCGGGACACAGCGTTGAGTTCACA GAGCTGTGTTTGTACACACTGGGAAACCTGGTGGTGGAAAGTGAAGCTGTGAGGAAGCAGCTTCTGCCTCAGGGCATCGTTCCAGTTCTGGCAtcctgcatccag TCCCCACACGAGGCTGTGCTGGAAGGTCTGGGCTACGCCCTCTCGCAGCTCCTCCAAGCCAAGGAAGCTCCCACAGAGATCATTCC CTTGGTTCTGGACTCTGTTCTCCCCCAGCACATGCTTCGACTGGTTTGCTCGGGCCTGAAGGCTGGGacaggagcagctgtggagTTTGCCTGGTGTCTCCACTACATCATTTGTAG CCACACGGCCAGTGTCGCACTGCTGTCCCTGggggccctgcctgccctcgccTCGCTCCTGCTTGACCTGGCTTCTGAGCTGCCCCAAGACCTTCCCGAGGGCCTGGAGCTG CTCGTCTGCCCGGTGCTGCGGTGCCTGGGGAACCTGCTGGTGGAGGAGACGGGCAGCGAGGGGCTGACCCGGGACCAGCGCCTGCTCATCGCCCTCTTCCTCATCCTGCAgggcttcctgcagcagcacccctTCATCGTGCAGGAGAGCCTCTGGCTGCTCAACAACCTCACGG CGGATGACCCcttcttctgctctgctctgctctccctggaCTTGCTCCcggccctgctgcagctcctgccctgctcccagatGGCCTGTGTGTTG GTCCTGACAGTTCTGTGCAATGTAGCAGCAAAGGGACCAGCCTATTGCcagcagctgcaccagggggggaccctgcccctcctgctgcccaccctggcACTGCCCGACcccggggctgtggggcagggccTTGAGCTGCTGCACCTCCTCTTCCTGCACTGGCCAGAG GCTGTTCCTGACTTTGTCAGGCAAGGTGGCCACCAGGCCCTAGAGCAGCTCCAGAgcaccccagagctgcaggaacgGGCACAAGCGCTGCTGGACATGGTTGGGCAGCCCCAAGGAGCCTCCACCTTCAGTCCCTGCATGGCCACGCTGTCAACCTTCTCCTGGGACACAccacctcccttccctccccctgcacTCTGA
- the IK gene encoding protein Red — protein MPERDNEPFSNPLAPDGHDVDDAHSFHQSKLTNEDFRKLLMTPRAAPTSAPPSKSRHHEMPREYNEDEDPAARRRKKKSYYAKLRQQEIERERELAEKYRDRAKERRDGVNKDYEETELISTTANYRAVGPTAEADKSAAEKRRQLIQESKFLGGDMEHTHLVKGLDFALLQKVRAEIASKEKEEEEMMEKPQKETKKDEDPENKIEFKTRLGRNIYRILFKNKAYERNELFLPGRMAYVVDLDDEYADTDIPTTLIRSKADCPTMEAQTTLTTNDIVISKLTQILSYLRQGTRNKKLKKKDKGKLDEKKPPEADMNIFEDIGDYVPSTAKMPREKERERYRERDRERERDRERDRERERDRERDREREEEKKRHSYFEKPKADDEPTDIDKGPGSAKELIKSINEKFAGAAGWEGAESLKKPEDKKQLGDFFGMSNSYAECYPATMDDMAVDSDEEVDYSKMDQGNKKGPLGRWDFDTQEEYSEYMNNKEALPKAAFQYGIKMSEGRKTRRFKETNDKAELDRQWKKISAIIEKRKKLEADGVEVKRPKY, from the exons ATGCCGGAGCGCGACA ATGAACCCTTCTCCAACCCGCTGGCCCCGGATGGCCACGACGTGGACGACGCGCACTCGTTCCACCA aTCCAAGCTGACCAATGAAGACTTCAGGAAGCTGCTCATGACCCCGCGGGCTGCGCCAACGTCGGCGCCACCGTCCAAATCTCGCCACCATGA GATGCCCCGGGAGTACAACGAAGATGAAGATCCAGCAGCTCgtagaaggaaaaagaaaag CTACTACGCAAAGCTGCGGCAGCAGGAGATCGAGCGCGAGAGGGAGTTGGCCGAGAAGTACCGGGATCGAGCCAAGGAGAGGAGAGATGGTGTGAACAAGGACTACGAGGAGACAGAGCTGATCAGCACAACAGCCAACTACAGAGCTGTGGGGCCAACTGCAGAGGC GGATAAAtctgctgcagagaagaggaGACAGTTGATCCAGGAGTCCAAGTTCTTGGGTGGTGACATGGAGCACACTCActtggtgaagggtctggactttgctctgctgcagaag GTACGGGCTGAGATTGCcagcaaggagaaggaagaggaggaaatgaTGGAGAAGCCCCAGAAGGAAACTAA GAAAGATGAAGATCCTGagaataaaatagaatttaagACCCGGCTGG GTCGCAACATCTACCGCATCCTGTTCAAGAACAAGGCGTACGAGCGGAACGAGCTGTTCCTGCCGGGCAGGATGGCCTACGTGGTGGATCTGGACGACGAGTACGCGGACACCGACATCCCCACCACGCTGATCCGCAGCAAGGCTGACTGCCCCACCATGGAG GCACAGACCACGCTGACCACCAATGACATTGTCATCAGCAAGCTGACGCAGATCCTCTCCTATCTCAGGCAAGGGACCCGCAACAAGAAGCTCAAGAAGAAAGACAAAG GGAAGCTGGATGAGAAGAAGCCCCCTGAAGCTGACATGAA CATCTTTGAAGATATCGGGGATTATGTTCCCTCCACTGCCAAGATGCCACGGGAGAAGGAGCGGGAGAGGTACCGGGAGCGGGACAGGGAGCGGGAGCGCGACCGAGAACGGGACAGGGAGCgggagagagacagggagcGCGACCGGGAgcgggaggaggagaagaagaggcACAGCTACTTTGAGAAGCCCAAGGCTGATGATGAG CCCACAGACATCGACAAAG GTCCTGGCTCAGCCAAGGAGCTCATCAAGTCCATCAACGAGAAgtttgctggagctgctggctgggaaggagcagagtc TTTGAAGAAGCCAGAAGACAAGAAGCAGCTGGGGGACTTCTTTGGCATGTCCAACAGCTACGCCGAGTGCTACCCTGCCAC AATGGATGACATGGCTGTGGACAGTGATGAAGAGGTGGACTACAGCAAAATGGATCAG GGTAACAAGAAGGGACCTCTGGGCCGCTGGGACTTCGACACCCAGGAGGAGTACAGCGAGTACATGAACAACAAGGAGGCTCTGCCCAA ggctgctttccagtaCGGGATCAAGATGTCAGAGGGACGCAAAACCCGTCGCTTCAAGGAGACCAACGACAAGGCGGAGCTGGACCGGCAGTGGAAGAAGATCAGCGCG ATCATCgagaagaggaagaagttgGAGGCTGATGG GGTTGAGGTGAAACGGCCCAAGTACTGA